In the Paenibacillus pabuli genome, one interval contains:
- a CDS encoding 2-isopropylmalate synthase, with product MRKIYVFDTTLRDGEQSPGVNLNTREKVEIAHQLERLGIDRMEAGFPAASPGDLAAVNAVAKAVKNITVIGLSRSREQDIDAVKEALKGAQDPCIHVFLATSPIHRQHKLRMDKAQVLDTARSAIRYAKKSFSKIEFSLEDAGRTEYDFLVEMVNMAVEEGASVVNIPDTVGYLSPYEYGNIFKHLKENVHGIEKVQLSAHCHNDLGMATANTLAAILNGADQIEGTINGIGERAGNTAIEEIAMALETRQEFFQAKTSLQLSEIARTSRLVSRLTGMVVPGNKAIVGANAFAHESGIHQDGMLKEKTTYEIMTPETIGLKESKLVLGKHSGRHAFRERLIELGYELDDEALNRAFAQFKDLADKKKEVTDEDLLAVIEEKLQDAPEVYKLESIFVTYGDESTPTAKVRIATLDGNTVEQQAEGNGSVDAIYNAIDKVSGEEVTLSDYSIKSVTHGKDALGEVHVVLTQNQVSVQGRGVSTDILGASARAYVDGLNQLIEKRKTYTNRVNVNL from the coding sequence GTGCGTAAAATCTATGTATTCGACACAACGCTGCGTGATGGAGAACAATCCCCGGGAGTCAATTTGAACACTCGTGAAAAGGTGGAAATTGCCCATCAGCTCGAGCGGCTTGGGATTGACCGGATGGAAGCTGGTTTTCCGGCAGCATCTCCAGGCGATCTGGCAGCGGTGAATGCAGTAGCGAAAGCGGTTAAAAATATTACGGTTATCGGCTTGTCCCGCTCCAGAGAGCAGGATATTGATGCGGTTAAAGAAGCGCTGAAAGGTGCACAGGACCCGTGCATTCACGTGTTTTTGGCAACTTCACCTATTCACCGCCAACATAAATTGCGCATGGATAAAGCACAGGTGCTGGATACAGCTCGTTCTGCCATTCGTTATGCGAAGAAATCATTTTCCAAAATTGAGTTCTCTCTTGAAGATGCAGGCCGTACCGAATATGATTTCCTCGTTGAAATGGTCAACATGGCCGTAGAGGAAGGCGCTTCGGTAGTTAACATTCCGGATACGGTGGGGTATCTGAGCCCCTATGAGTACGGTAACATTTTCAAGCATCTCAAAGAGAATGTTCACGGTATTGAAAAAGTGCAGCTGAGTGCACATTGCCACAATGACCTGGGCATGGCAACAGCCAATACACTGGCTGCCATTCTGAATGGTGCAGATCAGATCGAAGGTACAATTAACGGAATCGGTGAGCGTGCAGGGAATACGGCGATCGAAGAGATTGCCATGGCACTGGAGACACGTCAGGAATTCTTCCAGGCGAAAACTTCTCTGCAGCTCTCGGAAATCGCACGTACCAGCCGGCTCGTGAGCCGTTTGACAGGAATGGTCGTTCCAGGAAATAAAGCCATTGTTGGTGCAAACGCGTTCGCACATGAATCGGGTATTCACCAGGATGGCATGCTGAAAGAAAAAACAACGTACGAGATCATGACGCCAGAGACGATTGGTTTGAAGGAAAGCAAGCTCGTACTGGGTAAACACTCCGGACGTCACGCGTTCCGCGAGCGCTTGATTGAGCTGGGTTATGAACTGGACGATGAAGCACTGAATCGTGCTTTTGCCCAGTTTAAGGATCTGGCAGATAAGAAAAAAGAAGTCACGGATGAGGACTTGCTCGCCGTCATCGAAGAGAAATTGCAGGATGCCCCTGAGGTGTACAAACTGGAATCCATCTTCGTGACGTATGGGGATGAATCGACTCCGACAGCAAAAGTCCGTATTGCTACGCTTGACGGTAACACCGTTGAACAGCAAGCGGAGGGTAACGGTTCCGTTGATGCCATTTACAATGCGATTGACAAAGTGAGCGGGGAAGAAGTTACGCTGTCCGATTACTCCATCAAGTCCGTTACGCATGGTAAAGATGCACTCGGTGAAGTGCATGTTGTATTGACTCAAAACCAGGTTTCCGTTCAGGGACGCGGTGTAAGTACCGATATTTTGGGTGCAAGTGCCCGTGCTTATGTGGATGGCCTTAACCAACTAATTGAGAAACGCAAAACATACACCAACCGTGTTAACGTGAATTTGTAA
- the ilvC gene encoding ketol-acid reductoisomerase — translation MPVTTYYEQDAELSVLKGKTIAVIGYGSQGHAQAQNLRDSGLNVVIGLREGKSFDTAKNDGFEVLSPAEATSRADVVQILLPDETQASVYKNEIEPNLKKGAALLFSHGFNVHFGQIVAPKDSDVLLVAPKSPGHMVRRTYVEGFGVPGLIAIEQDATGKAKDIGLAYAKGIGCTRAGVIETSFREETETDLFGEQAVLCGGVSALVKAGFETLTEAGYAPEMAYFECLHELKLIVDLMYEGGLASMRDSISNTAEYGDYVTGPRVVTEDTKKAMKEVLSDIQQGKFARDFILENQSGRAFLTATRRNEAEHPIEVVGGQLREMMHWIKK, via the coding sequence ATGCCAGTAACTACTTATTATGAACAGGATGCAGAGCTTAGCGTATTGAAAGGAAAAACGATTGCCGTAATTGGTTACGGTAGCCAGGGCCACGCCCAAGCACAAAACTTGCGTGACAGCGGTTTGAACGTAGTCATCGGACTTCGTGAAGGTAAATCGTTTGACACTGCAAAAAATGACGGATTTGAAGTGTTGTCTCCGGCTGAAGCAACTAGCCGTGCAGATGTTGTTCAAATCTTGCTCCCTGACGAAACGCAAGCTTCTGTATACAAAAACGAAATCGAACCTAACCTGAAAAAAGGCGCAGCATTGCTCTTCTCCCACGGTTTCAACGTTCATTTCGGTCAAATCGTTGCTCCAAAAGACAGCGATGTTCTGCTGGTAGCTCCTAAGTCCCCTGGCCACATGGTACGTCGTACCTACGTGGAAGGATTCGGTGTACCGGGCCTGATCGCGATCGAGCAAGATGCAACAGGTAAAGCAAAAGACATCGGTCTTGCATATGCAAAAGGTATTGGCTGCACACGTGCAGGCGTTATCGAAACCTCCTTCCGTGAAGAAACAGAAACAGACCTGTTCGGTGAGCAAGCTGTTCTGTGTGGCGGTGTAAGTGCCCTGGTAAAAGCTGGTTTCGAAACACTGACAGAAGCTGGTTATGCTCCTGAAATGGCGTACTTCGAGTGTCTGCACGAATTGAAGCTGATCGTTGACCTGATGTATGAAGGTGGACTTGCAAGCATGCGCGATTCCATCAGTAACACAGCCGAGTACGGTGACTATGTAACTGGACCTCGCGTGGTAACGGAAGATACGAAGAAAGCGATGAAAGAAGTCCTTTCCGATATCCAACAAGGTAAATTCGCACGTGACTTCATCCTGGAAAACCAATCCGGTCGTGCGTTCCTGACAGCAACTCGCCGCAACGAAGCTGAACATCCAATCGAAGTGGTTGGCGGACAATTGCGTGAAATGATGCACTGGATCAAGAAGTAA
- the ilvN gene encoding acetolactate synthase small subunit translates to MIRHTISILVNDQPGVLQRVSGLFGRRGFNIESITVGQSEEAGLSRMVIVTIGDDKTLEQIEKQLYKIIDVIKVVDFSLKPMVARELALIKVKAEPSERPEIMGVVETFRASVVDIGPSSLMVQVVGDTDKIDAMIELLKPYGIRELSRTGVTALVRGNV, encoded by the coding sequence ATGATTAGACATACGATTTCGATTTTGGTCAACGATCAGCCTGGCGTCCTGCAGCGGGTATCGGGGTTGTTCGGTCGACGTGGATTCAACATTGAGAGTATTACGGTAGGTCAGTCGGAAGAAGCGGGCTTGTCCCGCATGGTTATTGTCACTATCGGTGACGACAAAACGCTTGAACAAATCGAGAAGCAGCTCTACAAAATCATTGACGTAATCAAAGTGGTAGATTTCAGCCTCAAGCCAATGGTTGCCCGTGAACTCGCCTTGATTAAAGTAAAAGCAGAACCTTCCGAGCGCCCTGAAATTATGGGAGTAGTTGAAACGTTCCGCGCGTCGGTTGTGGATATTGGTCCAAGCAGTCTGATGGTTCAGGTGGTTGGGGATACCGACAAAATCGACGCCATGATCGAGCTGCTTAAGCCGTATGGCATTCGTGAACTTTCGCGGACAGGGGTAACTGCACTGGTACGTGGAAACGTATAA
- the ilvB gene encoding biosynthetic-type acetolactate synthase large subunit: protein MGAQIPEVRSTDELREKWMKPEVISGSEILLRSLLLEGVECVFGYPGGAVLYIYDAMYGFEDFKHVLTRHEQGAIHAADGYARASGKVGVCIATSGPGATNLVTGIATAYMDSVPLVVITGNVISSLIGSDAFQEADITGITMPITKHSYLVKDVKDLSRVIHEAFHIANTGRKGPVLIDIPKDVSANKTLFEPITEPVTLRGYNPRTVPNKLQVDRLAQAIQEAERPMILAGGGVVYSGGHEELYEFVEKTGIPITTTLLGLGAFPSGHELWTGMPGMHGTYTSNQAIQQADLLINIGARFDDRVTGKLDGFAPHAKIVHIDIDPAEIGKNIATDIPIVGDVKTVLEIANKEVQRAERADAWRDQIKQWKQEKPYSYTDSEDELKPQWVVELLNDTTKGEAIVTTDVGQHQMWAAQYYKFNQPRSWVTSGGLGTMGFGFPSAIGAQMANPDRLVISINGDGGMQMCSQELAICAINNIPVKIVIINNQVLGMVRQWQEIIYENRYSHIDLAGSPDFVKLAEAYGVKGLRATNKEEAERAWQEALDTPGPVVVEFVVRKEENVYPMVPQGATIDQMLMGDAEE from the coding sequence ATGGGAGCTCAAATTCCAGAAGTACGATCAACAGATGAATTACGTGAAAAATGGATGAAGCCGGAGGTCATTAGCGGTTCTGAGATTCTGCTAAGAAGCTTGTTGCTGGAAGGTGTTGAGTGCGTCTTCGGTTATCCGGGGGGAGCGGTTTTGTATATTTACGACGCCATGTACGGTTTCGAGGACTTCAAGCATGTACTGACTCGTCATGAACAAGGTGCAATTCACGCAGCAGACGGTTATGCACGTGCGAGCGGCAAAGTTGGTGTTTGTATCGCAACGTCCGGTCCGGGAGCAACGAATCTCGTAACCGGTATTGCAACGGCATATATGGACTCCGTACCGCTCGTTGTCATTACGGGGAACGTTATTTCCAGCCTGATTGGTTCGGATGCTTTCCAGGAAGCGGATATCACTGGTATTACAATGCCAATCACCAAACACAGCTATCTGGTAAAAGACGTTAAAGATCTGTCGCGTGTCATTCATGAGGCATTCCATATTGCGAATACAGGTCGTAAAGGTCCAGTATTAATCGACATTCCGAAGGATGTTTCTGCCAACAAAACCTTGTTTGAACCCATCACTGAACCTGTTACACTGAGAGGCTACAACCCTCGGACGGTACCCAACAAGCTTCAGGTTGATCGTCTGGCACAGGCCATTCAGGAAGCAGAGCGCCCGATGATTCTTGCAGGTGGCGGGGTCGTTTATTCTGGTGGACACGAAGAATTGTACGAATTTGTTGAGAAAACGGGCATTCCAATTACGACAACACTTCTTGGACTTGGTGCTTTCCCAAGCGGACATGAACTTTGGACCGGGATGCCGGGTATGCACGGAACATACACATCCAACCAGGCGATTCAACAAGCGGACCTGCTGATCAACATCGGAGCACGCTTCGATGACCGTGTTACAGGTAAACTGGACGGTTTTGCACCACATGCCAAAATTGTGCACATCGATATTGATCCGGCGGAAATTGGCAAAAACATTGCGACGGATATCCCGATCGTTGGGGATGTGAAGACGGTACTCGAAATAGCGAACAAGGAAGTGCAGCGTGCAGAGCGCGCCGATGCTTGGAGAGACCAGATCAAGCAATGGAAACAAGAGAAGCCGTACAGCTACACGGATTCCGAAGACGAGTTGAAACCACAGTGGGTGGTTGAGTTGTTGAATGATACAACCAAAGGTGAGGCAATTGTTACCACTGACGTTGGTCAGCATCAGATGTGGGCGGCTCAATACTACAAGTTCAATCAACCTCGCTCATGGGTAACCTCCGGCGGACTCGGAACAATGGGCTTTGGATTCCCTTCGGCAATCGGTGCACAGATGGCGAATCCGGACAGACTCGTAATTTCAATTAATGGCGATGGCGGAATGCAGATGTGTTCACAAGAATTGGCAATCTGCGCAATCAACAATATCCCAGTCAAAATTGTCATCATTAACAACCAGGTGCTTGGAATGGTTCGTCAGTGGCAGGAAATCATCTACGAGAACCGTTACAGTCACATCGATCTGGCAGGAAGCCCGGATTTTGTAAAACTGGCTGAAGCATATGGTGTAAAAGGACTGCGTGCCACGAACAAGGAAGAGGCTGAACGGGCATGGCAGGAAGCCCTGGATACACCTGGACCGGTCGTTGTAGAGTTTGTTGTACGCAAAGAAGAAAATGTATATCCAATGGTTCCGCAAGGAGCAACAATTGATCAAATGCTGATGGGGGATGCTGAGGAATGA
- a CDS encoding GNAT family N-acetyltransferase, with amino-acid sequence MIRQRKSRLDDGAIMSLIDSQLVPLSHMSTNEINKIRKDIPLRMNRGMTFVVSPDPNKEAVAFIHFLMHGELLYVDMMAVATKEQRKRYGQTLLQKAESFASSRGCKRSKVMVDEGNTKGLQFYQKNGYSTIRYIMISRCYEMEKNI; translated from the coding sequence GTGATTCGGCAACGCAAATCGAGGCTGGATGATGGTGCCATCATGAGTTTAATTGACTCGCAACTTGTTCCTCTATCCCATATGAGTACCAACGAAATCAATAAAATACGCAAAGACATACCCCTGCGAATGAACAGGGGCATGACCTTCGTTGTCTCACCGGACCCGAATAAAGAAGCTGTCGCTTTTATACATTTTCTTATGCATGGCGAGCTGTTATATGTCGATATGATGGCAGTTGCTACGAAGGAACAGCGCAAAAGGTATGGTCAGACTTTGCTGCAAAAAGCCGAAAGTTTTGCCTCATCGCGAGGCTGCAAAAGATCCAAAGTGATGGTCGACGAAGGTAATACAAAAGGGCTGCAGTTTTATCAAAAAAACGGATACAGTACTATTCGTTATATTATGATAAGCCGCTGTTACGAAATGGAAAAGAATATTTAG
- a CDS encoding ABC transporter permease has product MDLLTIGQIINTTLVFATALIFASLGGIFSEKSGVTNLGLEGFMVFGAFAAGIGAHYAQEAGMGGTTSAWMGVLVAVALGVLVSLIHAVASITFKADQIISGIVINFLAAGSTLYLVKLLFEGSGDSPLVQGFSKFDVPILKDIPLLGEALFKNVYPTTYLAIILVFLTYYILFKTPFGLRLRSVGEHPSAADTVGVKVRRYRYVGVMISGALAAIGGAAITLTTTGTFSHNTVSGQGYIAIAAMIFGKWNPIGAFGAAVFFGFSQAIRNYVQLFEWSQSIPQEIIYMLPYLLTIIVLIAAVGRSSAPSALGEPYDPGKR; this is encoded by the coding sequence ATGGACTTGTTGACAATTGGGCAAATTATCAATACGACGCTTGTCTTTGCTACGGCATTGATTTTTGCTTCCCTTGGCGGGATTTTCTCTGAAAAATCGGGTGTAACCAACCTGGGACTTGAAGGTTTTATGGTCTTTGGTGCGTTTGCAGCTGGAATTGGGGCGCACTATGCCCAAGAAGCTGGAATGGGTGGAACAACGTCCGCCTGGATGGGTGTATTGGTTGCCGTTGCATTGGGCGTACTCGTATCTCTTATTCACGCTGTTGCATCGATTACGTTTAAGGCTGACCAGATTATCAGTGGTATCGTCATCAACTTCCTGGCAGCAGGAAGCACATTATATTTGGTTAAATTGTTGTTCGAAGGATCAGGGGACTCACCTTTGGTGCAGGGCTTCAGCAAATTTGATGTGCCAATCCTGAAGGATATTCCTTTGCTTGGGGAAGCGTTGTTCAAGAACGTCTACCCGACAACATATCTGGCGATCATTCTTGTATTCCTGACGTATTACATTCTGTTCAAAACGCCATTCGGACTTCGCTTGCGCTCCGTGGGTGAGCACCCGAGTGCGGCTGATACTGTAGGTGTGAAAGTTCGTCGCTACCGTTATGTTGGCGTAATGATCAGTGGTGCTCTTGCTGCTATTGGTGGTGCTGCGATCACACTGACAACAACAGGCACGTTCTCGCATAATACGGTTTCCGGTCAAGGATACATTGCCATTGCAGCGATGATTTTTGGTAAATGGAATCCAATTGGAGCATTTGGTGCTGCTGTATTTTTCGGATTCTCACAAGCAATCCGCAACTATGTGCAGCTGTTCGAATGGTCTCAGAGTATTCCCCAGGAAATTATTTATATGCTGCCTTACCTGCTCACGATTATCGTGCTTATTGCGGCAGTTGGACGTTCTTCTGCTCCGTCTGCACTCGGTGAACCGTATGATCCGGGGAAAAGGTAG
- a CDS encoding ABC transporter permease, which produces MSKVLKWFTRDSFILPIVAILMGLILGGIVMLIGGYNPIEAYGALFKKVFGDMYNFGEAVREMTPLIMTGLAFAFASRAGLFNIGGEGQFLVGMTAATFVGVKFAGLPIYIHAPLALIAGAVFGGLWAAIAGYLKAARGVNEVISSIMLNWIGLYLANLIVRQFLLLQGENRSVDISESASISLTWLSELMGNSRVHLGTLIALVMAVLFYIYMWKTKQGYEIRAVGYNPNAAEYAGMHVNRNIVKAMFISGMLAGLGGAFQVLGVFQYQTVMSGSPGTGFDGIAVALIGLNHPFGVLLGALLFGTLTYGSAGMSFAADVPPEIIRIVIGSIIFFIAAQGIVRWVLKPFYSKRKKEKVL; this is translated from the coding sequence ATGAGTAAAGTATTGAAATGGTTTACCCGTGATTCCTTTATTCTGCCTATCGTTGCAATCCTCATGGGGTTGATTCTGGGCGGTATCGTTATGCTTATCGGAGGATACAATCCAATTGAGGCATACGGCGCATTGTTTAAAAAAGTCTTTGGTGACATGTACAACTTCGGAGAAGCTGTACGTGAAATGACGCCTTTGATCATGACAGGCCTCGCGTTTGCGTTTGCATCCCGTGCCGGACTGTTTAATATCGGCGGCGAAGGACAATTTCTCGTCGGTATGACAGCAGCCACATTTGTGGGGGTTAAGTTCGCAGGTCTGCCGATTTATATTCATGCTCCACTGGCATTAATTGCCGGAGCAGTATTCGGTGGTTTGTGGGCAGCCATTGCCGGTTATCTGAAGGCCGCTCGCGGAGTGAACGAAGTTATCAGCAGTATCATGCTGAACTGGATTGGTCTGTATTTGGCCAATCTGATTGTGCGGCAGTTTTTGCTGCTTCAAGGGGAAAACCGTTCGGTAGATATTAGTGAGTCAGCTTCAATCAGCTTGACTTGGTTGTCCGAACTAATGGGTAACTCCCGTGTTCACCTGGGCACCTTGATTGCCCTGGTGATGGCTGTACTCTTTTATATCTATATGTGGAAAACCAAGCAGGGGTATGAAATCCGTGCTGTAGGTTACAACCCGAATGCGGCTGAATATGCAGGCATGCATGTTAATCGCAACATCGTAAAAGCCATGTTTATCAGTGGTATGCTTGCGGGTCTTGGTGGAGCTTTCCAGGTACTTGGTGTATTCCAGTATCAGACAGTCATGTCGGGATCTCCAGGAACAGGTTTTGACGGCATTGCCGTTGCCTTGATTGGTTTGAACCATCCGTTTGGTGTGCTCCTGGGGGCGTTGCTGTTTGGTACGCTTACCTATGGATCTGCTGGTATGAGCTTTGCTGCGGATGTACCGCCAGAGATTATTCGGATTGTAATCGGTTCGATTATCTTCTTCATTGCGGCACAAGGCATCGTGCGCTGGGTACTTAAACCGTTCTACTCCAAGCGCAAGAAAGAGAAGGTGTTGTAG
- a CDS encoding ABC transporter ATP-binding protein has translation MGAATPVVELKQITKRFPGIVANDAISLQLRKGEIHALLGENGAGKSTLMNIVFGLYQPDEGSIEVNGKPVMIDSPNKAIELGIGMVHQHFKLVQPFTVTENIILGSEPTKGLNINYKKAAAEVQRLSEQYGLKVNPHAKIHDISVGMQQRVEIVKTLYRGADILIFDEPTAVLTPQEIKELMVIMKKLVAEGKSIILITHKLKEIMEISDTVTIIRRGKVIDSVKTSETNPNELAEKMVGRNVTFKVDKKPATPGDNVLEVSKLTSKNKEGISVLNELNLNVRAGEILGIAGVDGNGQSELIEALTGLRKVDSGSIRLQGKELSNHSPRHISESGVGHIPEDRHKHGLVLDFSVSENIVLESYYKSPYTRRGFLNFDAIKKQAKRLVEAFDVRTPSIETKARSLSGGNQQKAIIAREVDKNPELLIAAQPTRGLDVGAIEFVQKQLIAQRDQGKAVLLISFELDEIINVSDRIAVIYEGQIVGEVLPEETNDRELGLMMAGSTQKRGTVHE, from the coding sequence ATGGGTGCAGCAACCCCCGTCGTTGAGTTAAAACAAATCACGAAGCGTTTTCCAGGCATTGTTGCCAACGACGCTATCAGCCTTCAGCTTCGTAAAGGCGAGATTCATGCTCTACTGGGCGAAAACGGCGCTGGTAAGTCAACGTTGATGAATATTGTATTTGGTCTCTATCAGCCAGATGAAGGTTCCATTGAAGTGAATGGCAAGCCTGTCATGATCGATAGCCCGAACAAAGCAATCGAGCTTGGGATCGGCATGGTGCATCAGCACTTTAAGCTTGTTCAGCCGTTCACGGTAACAGAGAACATTATTTTGGGATCCGAACCAACGAAAGGTCTCAATATTAACTATAAAAAAGCGGCTGCCGAGGTGCAGCGTTTATCCGAGCAATATGGACTCAAAGTGAATCCGCATGCCAAAATCCATGACATTTCTGTCGGCATGCAGCAGCGCGTTGAAATTGTAAAAACATTGTACCGTGGTGCTGACATCCTGATCTTTGATGAACCAACGGCTGTTCTGACTCCTCAGGAGATCAAGGAACTGATGGTCATCATGAAAAAACTCGTGGCAGAAGGCAAGTCCATCATTTTGATTACGCATAAGTTAAAAGAAATTATGGAGATCTCCGATACGGTCACCATTATTCGCCGCGGGAAAGTAATCGACTCTGTAAAGACGTCGGAAACGAATCCCAATGAGCTTGCCGAAAAAATGGTTGGTCGAAATGTTACGTTTAAAGTGGATAAAAAACCGGCAACGCCTGGAGACAACGTACTTGAAGTCAGCAAACTGACTTCCAAGAACAAAGAGGGGATTTCTGTTCTGAATGAACTGAATCTGAATGTTCGTGCTGGCGAAATTCTGGGTATCGCAGGCGTTGATGGCAATGGACAGAGTGAGCTGATTGAAGCCCTGACCGGATTGCGTAAGGTTGATAGCGGATCGATCCGTTTGCAAGGAAAAGAATTGTCCAACCATTCACCGCGTCATATTTCGGAGTCGGGAGTAGGCCATATTCCGGAAGACAGACATAAGCACGGATTGGTTTTGGATTTCTCTGTCAGTGAAAATATCGTTCTGGAATCCTACTACAAATCTCCTTACACGCGCAGAGGCTTCCTTAATTTCGATGCGATCAAAAAGCAGGCTAAACGTCTTGTTGAGGCGTTTGACGTGCGGACACCTAGCATTGAAACCAAAGCACGTTCCCTCTCAGGGGGTAACCAGCAAAAGGCAATCATTGCACGGGAAGTCGATAAGAACCCGGAACTGCTCATTGCAGCTCAGCCAACGCGTGGATTGGACGTAGGTGCTATTGAGTTTGTCCAGAAACAGTTGATTGCTCAGCGTGACCAGGGGAAAGCTGTGCTGCTGATCTCCTTCGAGCTCGATGAAATTATTAACGTTTCGGATCGCATTGCTGTCATTTATGAGGGCCAGATTGTCGGTGAGGTGCTGCCGGAAGAAACGAATGACAGGGAGCTCGGCTTGATGATGGCGGGCAGCACCCAAAAGAGAGGTACTGTACATGAGTAA
- a CDS encoding BMP family lipoprotein → MKKMLSLSLVMLLAVSVMLAGCGSKPKEETNAGGTTGGESTEAKSDLQIGMVTDVGGVNDKSFNQSAWEALQATETETGTAVKYLQSKSDEEYIPNLNEFVKGGYDLTWGIGFQLADAIKTVADQNPESKLAIIDSVVDSPNVKSVTFAEEQGSFLVGVVAGLTTKTNKIGFVGGMDSPLIKKFEVGFREGVKAVNPDAELISNYTGAFDKPDLGKAAAATIYNQGADIIFHSSGATGNGVFNEAIARKKQGQDVWVIGVDKDQSLEFGDDVTLTSMIKKVDEAVKKVNQEVIDGTFAGGSENLTLKENGVGIADTSTKNVSAEILAKVDEYKEKIINGEIKVPTE, encoded by the coding sequence ATGAAAAAGATGCTCAGCTTGTCTTTGGTCATGTTGCTGGCAGTATCGGTAATGCTCGCAGGTTGCGGAAGCAAACCGAAGGAAGAAACAAATGCCGGAGGAACAACAGGTGGCGAATCCACTGAAGCGAAATCCGATTTGCAGATCGGTATGGTTACTGACGTGGGTGGCGTTAACGACAAATCATTTAACCAATCCGCTTGGGAAGCCCTGCAAGCAACTGAAACTGAAACAGGTACGGCTGTTAAATACCTGCAAAGTAAATCCGATGAAGAGTACATTCCTAACCTGAACGAGTTCGTTAAAGGTGGATATGACCTGACTTGGGGTATCGGTTTCCAATTGGCTGATGCAATCAAAACGGTTGCTGACCAAAATCCTGAATCCAAACTGGCGATCATCGACAGTGTTGTAGATTCTCCTAACGTTAAATCCGTAACATTTGCTGAAGAGCAAGGATCCTTCCTGGTTGGCGTTGTTGCCGGTCTGACTACAAAAACGAACAAAATCGGTTTTGTTGGCGGGATGGACAGCCCACTGATCAAGAAATTTGAAGTTGGTTTCAGAGAAGGCGTTAAAGCAGTTAACCCTGATGCCGAGTTGATCTCCAACTATACAGGTGCATTTGACAAACCAGACCTTGGTAAAGCAGCAGCAGCTACAATTTACAACCAAGGCGCGGATATCATTTTCCACTCTTCCGGTGCTACCGGTAACGGTGTGTTCAACGAAGCGATTGCCCGCAAAAAACAAGGACAAGATGTTTGGGTAATCGGTGTGGATAAAGACCAATCTCTGGAGTTCGGTGATGATGTTACACTGACTTCCATGATCAAAAAAGTTGACGAAGCAGTTAAGAAAGTAAACCAAGAAGTTATTGATGGCACATTTGCCGGCGGTTCCGAAAACCTGACTCTGAAAGAGAACGGTGTAGGTATTGCTGATACTTCTACAAAAAATGTTTCTGCTGAAATCCTTGCTAAAGTGGACGAATACAAAGAAAAAATCATCAACGGCGAAATCAAAGTACCTACAGAGTAA
- the rplT gene encoding 50S ribosomal protein L20, translated as MARVKGGFVVRRRHKKVLKLARGYFGSKHRIFKTANEQVMKSLVYAYRDRRNTKRNFRRLWIVRINAAARQNGLSYNKLIHGLKLAGVDMNRKMLADLAVNDINAFNSLATVAKGKINA; from the coding sequence ATGGCAAGAGTAAAAGGCGGTTTTGTAGTACGTCGTCGTCATAAAAAGGTTTTGAAACTGGCTAGAGGTTATTTCGGTTCCAAACACCGCATTTTTAAAACAGCTAACGAGCAAGTAATGAAATCCTTGGTTTACGCATACCGTGACCGTCGCAACACGAAACGTAACTTCCGCAGACTGTGGATCGTTCGTATTAACGCAGCAGCGCGTCAAAACGGTTTGTCTTACAACAAACTGATCCATGGATTGAAACTTGCTGGAGTGGACATGAACCGCAAAATGTTGGCTGATCTGGCCGTTAACGACATCAATGCGTTCAACTCTTTGGCTACTGTAGCTAAAGGCAAAATCAACGCTTAA
- the rpmI gene encoding 50S ribosomal protein L35, protein MPKMKTHSSLKGRFKITGSGKVLRYKAHKNHLLSHKSKRAKRVLNGNPVMAAGDVRRLKQGLANLK, encoded by the coding sequence ATGCCTAAAATGAAAACACACAGCAGTTTGAAAGGACGCTTCAAAATTACCGGTTCCGGTAAAGTCCTTCGTTACAAAGCACACAAAAACCACTTGCTTTCCCACAAATCAAAACGTGCTAAGCGCGTTCTGAACGGTAACCCAGTAATGGCAGCCGGGGACGTAAGACGTTTGAAACAAGGTTTGGCTAACTTAAAATAG